The genomic region TGCATACACAAAAAAGTTGAAAGCCGCACGCAAATTCACGTGAAAGTATGCACAGCATAAATAACGtccacctccccccccctttttttttttcttttctccctttgTCTGATGTACCGATGCTCGAGCAATTCATCTCCATAGATGTTAGGCTGCGTGCCAACCTTCTGTGCACCcctctgcatttttttttagaaaaaacaggaagaagtagggtgaaaagagaaatttttgtTCCAGTGTACGAAGAAAGATGTTGTTATCCATCGAATCGGGGATCGTTCGGGGTCGTTACACCCTATTCACCCTACTTTCTTTCTCACCCTTGGGGGAGGGTGGAGAGGCTTCTTGTGCCAGCTCGTCATTGGCAACGCACTTTCCTTCGGTTCGGCAATGGATCGATGGGCCTGTGGCACCACATTGTATATAAAGTGCGTGCGTGCGCGCGTGAGGTCTAGCAAGGAGGGGTAAGGGGTAgtccctttcaaaaaaaaaaagagtatgtatagattgtaaaagaaaagaaaattggaattaGGTTGATTgccttttattattacaacGTTAACATCGTTTACTGAGAAATGCCATGAGATGCAAAAACATACCAGTTTCTTTGTAAGGCCCTCCATCGGTTATCACTGATTATTTCTCAGATTCATTCTGATGCACAGCTTTTTAGTTTGCACATTTCTGAGCAGAGATTTAGTCGCATTCTACTGATTATGTTGGCCATGTTATTAGAGTGTATACAGGCCTAACAAAAAAGGATGCATTGTAAAAGGTAATCCTCTTCATCCTGTTACGGTTGATAATCATTGGTGGCCATCAAAAGATCTTCGATCCTCTCGACCCTTAGTCTACGATAGggcgggaaaaataaaatcaatacaGAGCACATActcagaatgaaaaaaaataccatcGGACTTGTGTATTTTCAAAGACGAGCCTTCTAATGCCATGTGTTCTCAGTTCCGTCAATTCAAGCAGACGGCCTTTAAAGTTTTGTAATAAATGATCGCATTATATTGGCCGGATTGGGTGGGAGGATCAGTTTGTTTGCGagtaggtaaaaaaaaaaaaaaacgagctcaAAGTTTTCAACGCTTCTACGTAAAATTACGAAACTTTTCATTAATCTAtccttttctccttttttgcaaaataaatAGCTAACGTCTTTTTACGTTTGCGAACGCAACTTTTCCAGCCGTTCCCTTTTCatcattcgtttttgttttttcagaaacttGTAGACAAAAGAGCGTGTGTTTTAGTGCGTTCGAACTTGGGAATATTCTGGTTGTTATTTAGAGTTTTCGAACCGTTTGCGCAGGTAGCAAAAGGGAGATAAATCTCCATGAGCCCAGTGATGGGGACAGAAGAAGACATTTTTACGCTGCAGCGTGTGCCAAACACAATTTTGGGGCGTACATTTATTTAGTACAATAAATACGCAGAGCTTTGCTTCTAGGATATACGTAAGGAAACGGGTGGTTGGCTGGTCCCATGTTTTCGCCACATTCACGGAATGAGGAGGtgtgttgcctttttttcgCCCATAAATTCACGACAAAACGGAATGAAGGGCACACATCAACCGTCTCGTGTCACGACAAATGGAAAGCCGCCAAGTGTTACctcttcaaaagaaaaacgagacgTCACCTTAAAGGGAGTTGAATGTGGAAAACCAacccagtaaaaaaaaaaaaaaaaaagagttactCAAGttcataacttttttttcttctttttgttaatCTATTCTCTTCTTTTACGCCACTCACGCACTATGTGCTCGACGAAAATGATAAAATCGATCGTTATGGCGGAGCCAGTGAAACGTGAAAGCAACGTGTACCAATTTTCCTATTTCCAACGTGAAACGTAACGATATgcataccaaaaaaaattgcacGCAAACTACCAGAGAAATGTGTTTGCCcacctgttttatttttttcgcattttttCTGTCACGTGTTCAATTTTTCTCATTGGCAGAAAGGGACGTGGCCTAAACAGCCATTGTggcaaaatttatttttttttttgctatagaCTTTTAATAccttcgcattttttttttttttttgttaccttcaatgtttttcctgcttttttattgatagaaaaagagggaagagTCGAGTTAATCAAACGCGGATTTTTCGTCTGGCCATTCTTCATCCAAGTTCCCAGGTGCGTTTTTATCGATCTGACGAAAACAGTGGAAGGGCATAACAAAGGTGGCACAGgtgcaattttctttgttttaccCTCTTTGCTTTTTCATCGCTTACCCTTCATAAAAAGTTTGCTGGGAAAACaggacagaaagaaaacaggggATTCAATAAGAATCCGTGTTATTTGCCCTTATCAAGCTCTGTATGCATGACGGCGTTTTCTCATAATGCCAGAGGTGTGTACTTCGAAAGAACGAACCCAATTCCTAATTGTCGTCGTCCATTTCCGGTGGCTAGGCAGCAATTGCACGCGTTGTCTTGCGACTCGGCCAACAAGCATTGAAACACGCTTGGTCATGCACGTAGCACGTTTCGGTAATTGAATATcgattgatttattttataagtctttttttttttttagcaagtcATTGCTTCCTCGTATCATACGGACATCGTCAATTCGCAGTCGCTTCTCCGCCAATCAAATACAGTAGCTACTAACGCGTTCCTGATTGGCGATAAACAATTGGCTACGATCTCTCTTCAAGCTGATAATTAagactaaataaaaataatggtTATTTTTTGTAACAATTAACGAAAATTATCCGGTTTTTGCATAACAGACATACTCACGTCAATAAGCTTTCCAAAGCTTTGTCTTCGAAATCTCGCAACACTGTTGGCTTGGGACGtatcgatgaaaaataaattcggAAGTTGTCGTCGGAAGTCGATATGCCAGTGGCTTAACATAGATCGATAACATCTTCAGGCGAAGCGTCGAAACGagttatctaaaaaaaaaaaaaaaaaagatgtatacagtacatgtatatatatgttttaaTTGGACAGCGTCGTCTTCAAGATGTGAGGCTCTTCCGGACCAATGGGCTACCTCAGCTTTTCCTTGACGAGATGATTTGACGTTTCTGAGGATATACACATTTGTACCGTAACTAGGAGACATAAGGACTTGACACGTCTAAACTGATCGACGAACTGTAGCTACTGAACgattcgaaatgaaaaacatgggaaaaaaagaaagataccCTCAAACCTGAATGAAACTTTTATTCCACTTGATTCACAGAATGCCACACATTTTACAAgtctcgaaaaaaaaggtgttccaatctttgttttttcaccAACAAGGAACAAGTCGAAAGAAACCGACATTGGTGATGATCACTGATAGCCCGATACctccaatttcttttcttaactcgcttttctttcattaaatTCTGTAATCCACCTGCTCCATATTGGAGACGACCATGTTATAACAGAAAAAAGATAAGCCCCCAATAttagcgagaaaaaaaatactaataaaaacgAATCGCTGATACTCCATTTCGTTAAAGAGTTTGGTTCTGCTCCAGTAAAGTTTAGAAAACGATACTCCTAGAATCTTAAGACGGAGAGCGATTCAAAGTGGAATCTGACAGTATTAAAACAAAGACAGATCATGAAGGGCAAAAAATTTGCTCAATCAAGtaagggagaaagagagaagtaAAACCGAAGTGTTAGCATATGGCTGTTTGTAATACGGCACCCAaaggtaagtttttttttgcttttctgtttttcgATGAAAcgggtgattttttttttgagaaaaagataaacgaaAAGAGAGAGGTTTTACATTTAACAGCAGGGTGATTGTGTGGGCGAAGAAAAGGGCATAACTCCCACACGAGGAACTAGAAATCCCCCTTTATCTCTCCTTTTTGACCACAGGTGGCACTTCAGCCAAGCCTTTCACTTTGAGTCTCTCGGCCGTTTTGAGGAATGCCGGGAGCTGATCCTGAGCCACATTCACTTCACCAGCATACATGAATTCTAGAATGGCTTGCAAATGAGCAAAGGGAACATCTTTTAGAATGATGATGGGATGTTTTGAAGGGTTTTCCTGTAAGAAAAGCATATAGTCATTTTTTAGatctttttttcatcatttggTGCATGCTTTATACACACCTCGAGCAGAGATTTAAAGTAAGGGCTGCAAGCTGAGAGCACCATTTTGTGGGCTTTGCAGGTTTGCCCTTCACAAGCTATTAAAATAGGCAATGCCATGATGAATGCTCATTCCATTTTATTGATGAATAACAGGTTTTATAATGTTACCCAAAGTGACGTCAGTGAAACTCTTCTCATCCCGTAGATGCTTGAAGGAGTTCACCATATTGGACTGGAAGTCGTTCCATCGTAGGCAAAATTGCTGCTGGTCGTCAGCCATGGCCATCtatgaaaaaacaaattttgataaaaagtGATCTACAGGTGAATGCTTTCTATTGCATATGATTAACAAATTGAACACAAGTCATGTTTCCAGTTTACATCTGGATTATTACTGTAAAATTTTGTCAAAACTCAGTTCTGGTACATTGATCAACCCTAAAGTTGCATTTTACTTAAAAACGACAAAATGAATGTCCTGCTTAGTTTCTAGGTATTGTCGATTCATTTGTGTTAAGACTGTTCTCCAAGTGAATCTAGGGAAGGCTCAAACATATTCAGTTGCGTCCATAGCCTCGAACAACCGATGGCAGTAGTTTAAATATCATTGGTAAAATATTTCTACAAACAGAGCAgccaaaaaacaacagaaaatgacACAAGCGTTCGACAATTACCAAATATTCAGCCTTCAAAAATATCTTACGGTCCTCAagtctgtttctttttgctgtccGCGTCTATCTCCGTAAACTCACTTTTCACTACCCCTTAACTGTCGGTGACTGGCAGCGTTGTCGAATTACTTATTAGCACCTTATTAACCTAAAACCCTGTTTACCCGTTATAAACAGTggatgaaaaattaaaattgttgGCCTAACGAAGTATACTATTTGAATACGAGACAATATTATAGAGTAATAATTATGGCATTTTGACGTTCAGCATGTTCTCAATAGCGTCTATCAGACAACGATGCCTTGGCAGAGGATGGGTTGGTGTTTACAAAAGGATTCACGTTCTATCCCTGAATTCGTTTAGTTTTTACGCAATCTTTCACGTGAACACATCACTATTACAGACTTCTACTTTCTCAGCGTTTTGTGTTTCAAATTTGTGTTCCTATTAAACTCTTATAGAAGAAGTTACTTAAAGTCCATGCGACGAAATGGATAGACCGTTCTGATGCACGTACCCCAGTATCTGCCtacaactctctctctctcatttcgTCTACCAGAAATATTGGATGGCATAGATTTTAGTGAATCTACGCCTGAAACAAATATGGACATGTACATTGAAAAAGATTTACAAAAATCCCTAGTGAACAATTTAACTCCAGGTGTTTGCTATGTTTGTGGGAGCCCCAACAGCGCCACACACTTGCTCAGGACAAAGCCCATCACATCGGAACCtcactttccctttttggAGCATCATGAGCCTCCAATTGGTTGTGAACTGCCAAAAAGCAATGGGACTGTGGTTGTGTGCTTTGTCTGTTACAGTTTCCTTCATGCTCAGTGGGACTCGCATGAAAGAAACAACACACCCCACTCCACCAGGCTTTACTGGCTCAAACGGGTAGACCAAGGTCCTTATTCAGGGTCAGATGGCCAGGTTGCTGAAGAAAGGCCAACCGAAGCTAGTCCCATATCAAGAACTCAAAAAGTTCAGGAAAATGCCTCAACAGAAGGTAAAAGCAGGTTAAGCTTGTTAATCTTTAGATAAAACTCTTGAAGATATCTCATATCATGGTTATCATTATGCTTGTACCTGCGCTATTTCACAACACTGTCTTATGTTTCCAGTACAACGGGATGTTTACCATTCTCTTAAACGTCCGCGGTCTCGATCGAGAGATACGCAGCAAGAGCTCGTCGGTCCAACTCATTCTAAAATGGAACGATTTTCTCCACAAGCCAATATCAGTGGAACGTATGTAAACGAAAACAAGACCGATAGAAAGCCAGAAAAGCTTGACCATTCCGGTGAGGCGCTAGACTTACGCAGTTCGGCATCAGTCAGCCGGGAACGGGACAATGAACGGGCCCCATCCCGAAGTTCAGTGCTGTCGCACGACAGCGGCCTTTCAGGTCATTTATTGAGCGATGGAGGATCTGGCGCTGTGGAAATCCTGGATTTAAGCATGCCCGATAAGAACGCCACTACCGAAGTGTGCTATGTTTGCGGCGATGAATTTCAAAAAGGCCTTTTGTCGCACGTTTACGCCAAGCCCATTCAACACAGCCCGTTTTTCCCCAGCTTGATGCTTCACCCGCGTCCCAGCCGTTCCCGCCCTATGGACTCCACGGGTATTATCAATATTATATTATATGGCTATGCGTTATCTtcaaatgaatatttttttttcattcgttgtAGGTCGCGTACAAGCTTGCGAGATTTGCTCAAGCTATTTGCTACAGCAGTGGCACACGCATCAGTCACGAAGCACCCCTCACGCTGAACGTCATTACCTGCTGCGGAAGAGACAGACCCCCGTATACGATACAACTACCTTTATATGTTATGCTTGTGGTCTCGAATATCCATCGTCTTCGTTGAGGCTCCTGTATTGTCGACCCAACGCCGAAAACGAGCCATATTTCCCTTACCTGGAGAATGTTAAAGCCCCTCCTGGCGCCAGTCCCATTTCCCCACAAGGAATGGTTCAAGTTTGCGCCATATGTTTTAAAGCAATCCCTCAACGAGATAAGGTCTTCAATAGTGGTGAATCTGGTCGAATGATTCAACCAGTGCTGCCGGATCGGCGACCCAGTCCGACAGAAACCGAACTAGCCCCTGAACTGTTTTGCTACGTGTGCCACCGAATTAGTTCGACCACTTCTATGAAGCTTTTGTGTTGCTATCCGGATCGCCGGAATGCGTCCCCTCCGCGCATCAtgcattttccctttttgaagACGCTACCAATGCCTCCTGGCCCAGCCTACTTCGACAGCAATAATCGGACTCTGGTTTGTGCCGACTGTTTCTCCCATTTTAGTCATCAGTGGCATATTTTTGAGAACGATGGATTGGCTTTGGAATTACGCCACTACACACTTCCTTCTGCTGTTCATCGTCCTTCCTTACTGGCGCCTCCGCCACGGTTAGAAACCCGTCCCATTTCACCCTCGCGTACTGACTCAGCATTGCACGTTTCTGCCTCGAAAATTTCAACCCAGTCACAACCGGTATCTCCCGGTTTGCGTCAAAATTTTATGTCGCGTAACCGACCCGTTCGGCCCACTACACCCAATGCCGAACGGCGACCGCCCAGTTCTAACCGGAATTCTCCTGCTAACCCTTCACCGGCTCCCCTGCCAACCGTTGGCAATGACGCACATCAAAATCCGGCCGAATCGTCCATCTATTGTTATCTGTGTGGACTCAATTCAACTCGATCTTTTGCCCACTGGCTGCCTTCGGCCCCATCGCCTACTGATCCGGCTGCTCCTTATTTCCCTTACGTTTTGAATTATTCGGCCAGCTCACGGGCAGAAGGATTACGCGAAGACAGGGCCGCACTCGTTTGCACCTTTTGCTACCACATGGTAAA from Daphnia carinata strain CSIRO-1 chromosome 6, CSIRO_AGI_Dcar_HiC_V3, whole genome shotgun sequence harbors:
- the LOC130702324 gene encoding longitudinals lacking protein-like; its protein translation is MAMADDQQQFCLRWNDFQSNMVNSFKHLRDEKSFTDVTLACEGQTCKAHKMVLSACSPYFKSLLEENPSKHPIIILKDVPFAHLQAILEFMYAGEVNVAQDQLPAFLKTAERLKVKGLAEVPPVVKKER
- the LOC130702296 gene encoding uncharacterized protein LOC130702296: MHVPQYLPTTLSLSFRLPEILDGIDFSESTPETNMDMYIEKDLQKSLVNNLTPGVCYVCGSPNSATHLLRTKPITSEPHFPFLEHHEPPIGCELPKSNGTVVVCFVCYSFLHAQWDSHERNNTPHSTRLYWLKRVDQGPYSGSDGQVAEERPTEASPISRTQKVQENASTEVQRDVYHSLKRPRSRSRDTQQELVGPTHSKMERFSPQANISGTYVNENKTDRKPEKLDHSGEALDLRSSASVSRERDNERAPSRSSVLSHDSGLSGHLLSDGGSGAVEILDLSMPDKNATTEVCYVCGDEFQKGLLSHVYAKPIQHSPFFPSLMLHPRPSRSRPMDSTGRVQACEICSSYLLQQWHTHQSRSTPHAERHYLLRKRQTPVYDTTTFICYACGLEYPSSSLRLLYCRPNAENEPYFPYLENVKAPPGASPISPQGMVQVCAICFKAIPQRDKVFNSGESGRMIQPVLPDRRPSPTETELAPELFCYVCHRISSTTSMKLLCCYPDRRNASPPRIMHFPFLKTLPMPPGPAYFDSNNRTLVCADCFSHFSHQWHIFENDGLALELRHYTLPSAVHRPSLLAPPPRLETRPISPSRTDSALHVSASKISTQSQPVSPGLRQNFMSRNRPVRPTTPNAERRPPSSNRNSPANPSPAPLPTVGNDAHQNPAESSIYCYLCGLNSTRSFAHWLPSAPSPTDPAAPYFPYVLNYSASSRAEGLREDRAALVCTFCYHMVHSQWKQYEDAPASKTLQPLTRVYNTNDYACYVCGIATYRKRVRALPVKDFPFLKHHRQPRHSLSIENGQFVVVCLDCFESLRTQSLEYERWGLPVEKRQYNWMAIPPPPEDSNNLSTPLERLLAMEQQKRNKEQVSGLPSKPRPSVRGQTAEPSSGEILNTAPTQCSTSSATAMPEKP